The stretch of DNA ATCAATTTTCAATAGCTGAAATGGAAGTGGCATAATGATATTGGTTGTGAACAACAGAAAGTTACttaaaagtttttctttatcTTAAAATGATTCAATGTCAGTGTTTTGTTGTTCAGTGAAGAGAATGAAGTCCCATTACCGCGTTGAGCTCTATCCTCTGTCTTTCAGTGAAGCTTTCATCTGTAAGCCTTAATTCCTTAAGGATAACAATCTATAAAGAAACAAACCTTATTACAAAAACTCAGAGTAATGGAATAATCAGGgatgcaaacaaaaaaaggtGACAAAGTCACGCAACACCCTCcgcattttttaaacaattatacaatatttaaaagcctcattatttttaactttacagTTGTTCagtaaaattcactttaaaattcacttttcattcATGGAGATGATGAAAACGTgccaaaaaaaaacttgtggAAAACAAAGACTTTTGAGATGACAACTACACGAAATTACCATTATAtccagtagatggcagcagaggatcACTCAATAGCTCAGTTGCCATTTCCACTCCCTAGTTTTCAGGTCTTGattttgaatttattataaaatgatgACTATAACACATTTTAggactgtactgtactgtactgaagCAGCAagtacaattaaataataatgcattaaatattttgaagtatttttagatttaatttaaaactacaTATCTTTCTTGCCTTAAAAAGGATACATCAAAAAGAGTGTTTTAACTGTAGAAGCTACTAAATATATTCATGTTGCTGTTGTAGTTTTGTTACTCTGAACTTATTCTGCATCACCTAATGCACAGGTCTATTTTTGACATCGGTTTGTCAGATTGATCGTTCCGCCCCGGCAGTTATCACTGTCAATCATAGCAATGACTGACGGAACAATTTAGCGGATTCACTTGCGTAATCTTTTACACTCGTGTTTGTCACTCTTGAAACAGTATATGTGGACATTCAGTACTTttagacaaacaaaacttttcttCAAATTGTCAATGAATTACGTAGAGATTCTAGAGAAACAGAGCAAAGCTCTTATAGCGCAACTGACCGAGCTTACGCGAAAACTCCTGATAAATCAATGACTAACTACACAAACAATCTCTTATTTATACCGTGTGTATGcggttttttctctctctctggttaTATTAGGTAGATCTGCAAGTGTGTAGAACTGTAAATTTACGAAAACAAAAAAGAGTTCAGAGGGGATTCTTCTGATTAACCTACAGAAAACACCTCTGACTGGCCATTGCTTTCAACAGAGATGCCTGTGATTGGCTAAAAtactcaacgctgcaaaaacacgCAAATAAACTTGTGGTTTTGTAATTCGACATCAGAGCatgtacacaaaaacacacaggagCGTTTAAAAGTGGTTGACTACAAGTGGGTACAGACATGAATTGGTACTAATGGTAGGCTACTGTAAAAAGACCCCCACCCCACCAAAAACACTTTTTCATTGGATCTACACAAATGTCATAGATGACCTATTTTGATCTCAAAAAGGTGAGGAGTTTGCATCTATGAATCATTTTAGATAAAAGCGAGAATTTATACAGTACCTTTTTATCATAACGTGCACGGCGTAGGATGTAGCTACTATTTTGTGTGGAGTCTTCCTCAATCTAATGACAAGagataattaaatatgtaacattttaaaaacatttagtttttaataacattttagtataaaagtaaataaactttGATGCCAGTGCATTACCTTCAGACTGATCATATTCCACTCATTCGACTCTAAAGGCATAATGAGCTCGGAGGAAATATGAGACCATCTTTTTTGCATGTGACGGTAATGTCTATTTTGCctttaaaatgcatacaaatatataaaacaataaatatattgcTACATACAATTTCAtagaataaaagtgttttttttaaacaaaagtatCGCTCTAACCAGTAAAAGATGAAGGCAAGCGTGCCCATGATCCCCACAACAGCAGTACACAATACTATGACAATGATGTTGAATTGCaagtctaaataaataaataatgtttttatataaacacacagtacatttatttcataatatacaataaaactTGATGCTTTTGAAAAATGATGGAATCCTCTGTACCTGTGGGATCTGGCCGGTCTTCAGGCAGACGGAGATGAGGCCAAATGAAGGAAGGATTGCTGTCCTTTAGCTGTGTGTGGTTGGTGGATGTGTTGAACTCATAAAGAATTTTGTactaaagttcaaaagaagtcGGTTTTAATGAATAATCACTCCACAGTTCCACAGATAGAATGATATGTCTGAAATCTCTGGCATACCTCATTGTTGCTGTTAGTGTAGATCAAAGAAAATGTGAGATCCCTGTCACCATATTCATCCAGCTGATAATCTCCAGCTATACCTGTGGTATGGGTTTTTCAGATTTGTATTATCCTGTGGATCTACCAAAGCAAGTCCAATATTATGAGAAATGACTGAAGCTTTTTACCTTTGAAAGACACATTTCTGAAGTAGTTCATACTGACAGACTCCATATCCTGAATTTCTGAGGACGGCATCTTCCACATGGTCCTCATCACCTGTTTGAACAGCAGCACTGCATCATGATACGCTGCAATATAATCATTCATCTGCGCACAGAACAGTGAGAAGATGAGAATGAATGCTTCTTAATCCATAACAGGTAAACATCAGTATGTGAATGTGAAAAATGAGCAAACTAACACGCAAGAAGACCACATTTAAAATTGTCCTACAAACTCTGCCTCTATCATTTATAGATGCCTTTTATATTATTTGacattatataaattttaaaagtctatcataaaaatataaattatttcattttaaaactatCTAAACAaagatcaaaaaaaaaaaaaatgtcaataattATTGTGTGAAAAACGGTTATGACTGTTTTACAGTTGTGTCAAATACGTGTGAAAATACACAATCATTGTAAAGTTTACAGTTCACAAggttttttaatcatttttaaagtctcttatactcaccaaggctccatttattcaatcaaaaatactgtaaaacagtaatagtactacaatttaaaataactgctttctatttttaatatatttaaaaaatatgtttaaaaatgtttcattaattCCTGTGATAATTCCATTACTCGAGTCTCATATGATCCTTTAgagatcattctaatatgctgatatgatgctccaaaaacatttcttgttgAGAGCAATTGTAATTCTTAATCTTTTTGTGGAATCTATGATacacttttttcaggattctttgaattgaactttcaaaagagcagcatttatttgaaatagaaatctttttaacattgtaaatgtctttattatcACTTTTGATAatacttttgaacaatagtgtattataaatgtactgtatttactgattgatatttaaatgtgtgtatttacCATACACTACATGGACAAAAGTATTAGCACACACTTcttaattattgaattcaggTGTTTCAATCAGACCCATTGCCACAGGTATTTAAAATCAAGCACAGAGCCATGCAGTCTGCATTTCCAaacatttgtgaaaaaatggGATGTTCAGAAGAGTTCAGTGAACTTTTCATCCCTGCTAGATATTCCACAGTCAACTGTAAGTGGTATTATTGGAAAGTTGAACCATTTAGGAAAAGCAGCAAGAAGCAGAAGATCATGAAGTCACAGAGCAAGGCCACCGAGTGCTTGGTTCTGAGTCCATAGCTGAACCAAAATTCCTCTGGCATTAACAGAAACTGTGGAGATGGAGCTTCATGGGTTTCTATGGCTGTATGCAAGCCTCACATCACCAACAATGCCAGGTGTCAGATGGAGTGATGTAAAATACACTGCCACTGGACTCAAAATCATGTGGAAAGCCTTCCCAGAAGAGTGGAAGATGTTATAGCCGCAACAGGGGACCAACTCCATATCTATGTATTTAGAATGCAATGTGGGTGTAATGGCCAggccaatacttttgtccatatagtgtatgtaaactagaaataaatataacaaggAAAATGTAATTTCTGGGACAGAATGAATGGTGATTGAGATTCTGTTTGAGATTTCAGAATATGTTTTGACCTGTCAGGACATAAATAGggcataaataaaaactttaccCACCGTGTTGTTACCAGAAGTGTCAATGGTGTATTGTCTTGTGTTGGGCATTGTTAGCACCAGGACATTTTTCATAGCTTCATTAGATGTCTCATTATAATATCTGTCGCTGTGAGAGAAAGTGTAGACTTTGTAGACTTTTTAAATTAGGCTTTTTGAGATCAGCATAGTTATATTACTCAGTTAGCTGGTTATCCATGCACATTTAGTCATGAACAGTAGATATGAAATACATTACTAGCTCTCTAGATTAAAGAAAGCAAGAGTTGACTGACTTGTAAAGGTCAATCAGAAGAAAAGCGATCCGATGATCAGAGTTCATAGTGCCGTTCTTCAGATCCATGATGTCATCAGGTGTTCCACATAAAATGACCACTTTAAAACAGAAATCgagtaacaaaaataaataaataaataataacaatattgcACTGAAACTTATCAGACTTTTGGAAGATTTTTGACCAGAGACACGCATGAAGGCATACATTAACAtaagtaaaacatttacaaattaagGTTATTTTTCCTtagtattcaaataaaataaggtcTCACAGTTACTCTCCCGGCCATTACTTCCCAGAGCTGTACTGAGGTCATCCTCTTTTCGCAGAATCACAATTTTGTCTAAACTAGGAGAAAAGTTGCCTGAAGCCACCTCAAGAGCATTTATGTACCTACAGACACAGACCCAAAATCATACAGAGAACCATATGGGAATATCTCTTATAATGTACAATCACTACATACTCACCAGAAACAGTCCTCTGTGTTATTCTGCTTCTTGTATATATACGCTGTTTTCCATTTAGGCTTGATATTATCTGTGACATTCCAAAAGTGAATGAAGAAGCTGGAGATTTTTCTTGCTGGAGGCAGAAGTCGAGTCAGATCTCTCTTGAAGTCACAGGACAATCCAAAGCTTCCGGCTGAGATGATGGGCATGTTGAGGTTCAGACCAATCTCCAGACTACAAATGTGGTCACACACATATCACATGCATGCAAATTGACCAAAGTTTTTGCTTTATGATCGTTTTCTAATCTTACACTAGCTTTTAGTCATTAAAtagcatatattttatttttagtttagttggTCAAAAGTACTTGCTTTGTAAGTAAACATAAACATAGACAGACTATCCACTACTTTAAATGGTTTGAGTTAGCAACTTAAGCCATAACTCATATCATAACACTTAAATGgatgttatttaaaatgtattatcatTTAAACTATATAAATTCAACTCcttgaacttttatttaatttatattatctatattatattatattatttatattataagtccaaattaaaaaatatatatatacttttaagattaaaaataccaacaaatgcacatttaatacacttctttttcacaagaagTGATAACTGATTTGAAATGGATTTCTAAGCATTTAGGCAAACCTAAGGATCTTCTGAGGATCAAGAGCAAGTTCTGTAAAAGCAAAATCGAACATACTCAACCATCTGGAAAGTGGCGTAAGTGCAGGTTGGTCCCAGCAGAGTACATCCCTCCTCGCCTGCATTCTAGAAAGAAATCACAACCGTCAGTGGGAAGACACTTCATATATAGTGTAATTTCTATAAAGTATGTCTAAGGAATTAAGAAGACCAGAACTGACCGCAAGATCGTTTAAAATTTCAACCCCCTCACAGGCGCTACTGGCGCAGCCTTTTTTCAAGTAGTAAATGGTTTTAAACCCTCTGAATTTTACCTCTAATTGGGGATTCTCCTCTAGAAAAAAGGTGGGAAAAGAAACAAATTAGATTCAAACTATATCAATTTAGAACTGACATGATTATTTCAAACTAAACTACATTTCATATGTATTCATAGTTGTCATAAAATCTtatgtttcttttgtttaacaTAATTAGGCTATGACTTTGCAAGACTGTAAtttatggcaagccgttttagtttaaaatatattcccaGTATTACTTGTcgtaattgcatttttatgacTAGTAACAAGTCAATTAAAGAGCTCTACGATTAAATTCTTACTTGTAACAATTATAGTTAGAGAGCTCTCTAATTCAATTATTACTATATGAATTCCAATTACAGAGCTCTCTAATTCAATTATTACTAGTAAAAATTCCTTCCTTAGAGAGATCCATCAATGAATTTTTACTAGTCATATGTCTCCATTGACttcaattcatttttaattacagaGCTCTACAACTGAATTTTTACTTGTAAGAATTACAATTAGAGAGCTTTACAATTGAATTCTTACTAGTAACTATTCCAATTAGAGAGCTCtctaattaaatttttactAGTAACCATTCTGATTAGAGAGctctataatttaattattacaaGTATGAATTCCAGTTACAGAGCTCTCTAACCgaattgttactagtaagaatgCAATTGCAGAGCTCTCTAATTCCATTAGGGAACTCTATAATTCAACTGTTACTATTGAACTAGAGAGCTCTCTAATGAtaatttttactagtaagagcTGAATTGTAGAGCTCTCTAATTCAGTTCTTACTAGTAAGAATGCAATTGCACAGCTCTTTAATTAAATTAGATAGCTCTAATTGtaactagtaaaaaaaaaaattattttctaaatgGCATTGTTACTTGTAGGATTTTAATTATAGAGCTCTCTAAGTGAAttgttactagtaaaaatgtaagtacaaCAAGTAACGCTGGGAACATTTTAAGCTAAAAAGGCTTGCTGTAGTAATTTAAATAGACTCTCTTCATATTCTGTTAAGTTAGGATCATACTTTACCGTCTTTAGAGATCTCAGAATCATTTCCAACAGCTCTCAGCACCGCCGGCTTTACAAAATTGATACTCCAGGGCGACACATCGTCATccaataaaataacattcatcAGAAGTGGTCCATTAAAGCAAGACTCTTTCATGAAGTGACTTTGCTTTAGGAGTGTCCAtgataaacatgcaaataaccAGATACAGTAATCCATATTCAAATGTTAAGtagacaaaaagacaaaaaataaagtctCTCTGCCTATGAGGTCAGCAAAATGTTTACTTTGAATTGATTTTCATTGCAACGTGTTTGTAGTAGTCTAGCTATTTTTTGAGTTAAATCCAGAAGACTTCATCTTTTATATtccaaaaatggaaaatgtaGAGGAAAAGTAAAAAGACTTTTATCCAAGCTAGTCTTTTGTCCAAGACAAGCACACTTTCACACTGATCACTGTGCTCTCACCTGAGGGTGTTAATGAACAACAAAGTCAGTAGTCGTGTCTCAAAACCTAGTGTgctgcctacatagacagcatttATGGGCACATTTCCAGCcagacagcttttttttttttttttagctgtctACTATATAGCTAGTTCACTATGCTAACTCACACAGTAACTGTCAGTAAGAGTGAAAGTTTAAGCCTCATTAATACTCTCATAGAGAAgcttttatatacatatatgaatCTGTGTGTAAGTAATCAAATTTCTGTCAAAGCAACTGAAGCAGAAGCTCTTAGGGTCTATTGAACACTATTGTGCAGAGGACGGTGAGAAGGAGTGAAGGACAAAGGTTGAGTCATAAAACCATAGTCCTGTGATAAATGGATGCATCATAAAAGCAATCAGAATGAAGCACCTTGTCGTGTTTGTTTTCCCAGCTGAGAGCAGGAAAATAGCCTACATCAATTACTCTCTGATGCATGTTATAATTTGTTGTGCTCAGGTTTATTATTTGCAtgtctacatttttattttattttatatattgactatattatatacaatatattatttaaatgtaattttaaggtTTCATTTATACCCGAGATTGTGTATTTGTTGGTGTTTTagaatatacagtgggtacggaaagtattcagacctccttaaatttttcactctttgttatattgcagccatttgctaaaatcatttaagttcattttttttcctcattaatgtacacacagcaccccatattgacagaaaacacagaattgttgacatttttgcagatttattaaaaagaaaactgaaatatcacatggtcctaagtattcagaccctttgctcagtatttagtagaagcacccttttgatctaatacagccatgagtctttttgggaacgATGCaaaaagtttttcacacctggatttggggatcctctgccattcctccttgcagatcctctccagttctgtcaggttggatggtaaacgttggtggacagccattttttggtctctccagagatgctcaattgggtttaagtcagggctctggctgggccattcaagaacagtcacggagttgttgtgaagccactccttcgttattttagctgtgtgcttagggtcattgtcttgttggaaggtaaaccttcggcccagtctgaggtcctgagctcTCTGGcaaaggttttcgtccaggatttccctgtacttggccgcattcatctttccctcgattgcaaccagtcgtcctgtccctgcagctgaaaaacacccccacagcatgatgctgccaccaccatgcttcactgttgggactgtattggacaggtgatgagcagtgcctggttttctccacacataccgcttagaattaaggccaaaaagttctatcttggtctcatcagaccagagaatcttattcaggtgttttgtGAATCTtattcatgtgtcttgcactgaggagaggcttccgttgggccactctgccataaagccccgactggtggagggctgcagtgatggttgactttctacaactttctcccatctcccgactgcatctctggagctcagccacagtgatctttgggttcttctttacctctctcaccaaggctcttttcccccgatagctcagtttggccggacggccagctctaggaagggttctggtcgtcccaaacgtctttcatttaaggattatggaggccactgtgctcttaggaaccttaagtgcagcagaaattttttttgtaaccttggccagatctgtgccttaccacaattctgtctctgagctcttcaggcagttcctttgacctcatgattctcatttgctctgacatgcactgtgagctgtaaggtcttatatagacaggtgtgtggctttcctaatcaagtccaatcagtataatcaaacacagctggactcaaatagaaggtgtagaaccatctcaaggatgatcagaagaaatggacagcacctgagttaaatatatcagtgggtctgaatacttaggaccatgtgatgtttcagtttttcttttttaataaatctgcaaaaatgtcaacaattctgtgtttttctgtcaatatggggtgctgtgtgtgcattaatgaggaaaaaaaatgaacttaaatgattttagcaaatggctgcaatataacaaagagtgaaaaatttaagggggtctgaatattttccgtacccactgtaaaaaaaaagttgagccaacttaaaattttgaggcaaccagcttcagcagatttttgagttttctcaacttgacgttttaagtttatacaacaaaaatttgagaatcccccacaaaaataagtagagcaaactcaaaaatctgctgaagctggtaaaacaatttttttaaagtttgctcaacattttttttttacagtgtacttaagGACAGCTAAAAACgctgtataaaaacaaataaataaaaataaaaaagcacactTCATTATAATCTTGATCTTTTTCTTGTTAAATTTACTTGAATGTGTCACACTCATTATTTTGTGCTTATACAAGTTCCTTTCCAACACATTTATGTACTTGGTGCTTCCCCTCAATAATGATTATCATATCAAACAATAGTTTTGGCAGTTCATATATTTATGGTTCCATTTCATTTACGACTTCTGAGGAAACTCTGTGAAGTAAATCTTATTGTAATCTGGGCCATCAGACGTCAGCAGACATCATAAGTCATAGcctatcaatcaatcaatcaatctatctatctatctatctttttttAACTGTCCGTTCTCTTCTAGCTAACatgcacataaataaatgtgtgatttTATAAGGTGATAAAGAAAAGTAGCTTTGTGTCTTTGTAGAATTGCCCCATAACTAGTTGCTGGTTTATGAGCTGAGGGtgcaatataaaatgtattataaaagtgtgtaaataaaaatgtattatccTTTTGTAGTTTTTTGTATTGCTTTCAATCAGTTTTTATGATGTACTGCTCCCTCTAATGGTCATTTGTACACATGTGGCTCACTAAACACCCCTCCCCTCTCTTCCTTTCCGCCAATAGAAGCCACTACAGCACATCTTAACTCATTGCTTTGACACTGGATAATACTGTATgatatgtgtatttattttcccatgttatgtatatttaatatatatttatatttgttgttatacatataataattaaaattaattcaatatatcatattttaatattcattttaattcctGATTACGCATTTACTTTGGCAGTCTCCATGTTTTCAGTTGCATTTTATCTTTATAAGCACAGCTTCATTTACATAACCTGTaaggtatttaaaaatgtaaacatttttaaaaatctgaaagtAGAATAAAGTCATaacttacattttgttttaatggaTAAGAAATATTAAGGAAAAACACTGCATCATGTTCTTTCAGTTTTATTAGAATTATCATAAGAAGCATTGTTCTTGACAAAATGAACTACTGTGATTTTGGGATTTGTAACTTTCTTACAGAAAACTATTATCAGTCCTATCAATCACAATTAAAGAAATGGAAGTTTTCATTGAtgtgcattaatttattttaggaAATCGGTTTTACATAAATGACTTGGACATACACATCACAATGAACTGTAcataaagtgaaaataaatacataattaattacatataaatgacaaaatttcaAACAAGGGAAACACTGCTGCTTTTTGTTTCACAGTTATGTTATGTTCTGCCAATGCTATATTAAAGCTCAGCTGACTTGCATCTCAAAACATTTTCCAAACAGACTTCTCACCGACTTCCTGTTGCTTATTTGCCAGACCGGAGAAAACAACAGTTGCATAACCCTAATTGCTATTCCATCCCTATcctacttacacataacaccATTTTACGCCAACATGAGCACCTCAAGTTAAACCCCTGCCTTtatctctccctctctgccTTTATTCTTCTGTTGGGCTCTGAATGTGTGAGCTAGGAGCTGATAACTTGCCCAGACCAGGTCTCATGCTTTCTTCCGGAAGACAGGTTGGTGATGACCACCTCAACGGCTTGGAACTTTAGGTTCTTGGGAGGAACAGGACACACTTTGTAGGTCACCTCATCCCCCTCCATCGGCACATATTCACCCTCAATACTAAAAAGAAagagtataatataatataacttaATAAATAGCGTAATAAAAATTctctatataatattttttataacattttaaaaaacattgttatattttcacacttacTCTGAGATGTGAACAAATATGTCTTCTCCTCCATGGGAGGGGCGAATGAATCCATGACCTTGTGACCTTGAGAAGTTCTTGCAAATGCCCTTGAAGACAGGTCCAGATTTGGCTCTTACGGATCTGACAAAATACCAGAGGAAAGAGGCTCTAGATCAACTTATAACACTTTGTTTTGGTAATAAGAAGCACAAAACGTCTCTTTAAGTTTCATTGAAATGAACACAACAATACATCGAATTAACCAGTCATTTTTCCCAATGCATCTATTCTCTAGGCCATTTTACAACACAAtaacaattattttca from Onychostoma macrolepis isolate SWU-2019 chromosome 12, ASM1243209v1, whole genome shotgun sequence encodes:
- the csdc2a gene encoding cold shock domain-containing protein C2a, whose protein sequence is MADSDSTSTSDRKPHCPHKPVSLSLPFLREGSNVFERKPPQTGEPLSPLPTKRTRTYSASVRAKSGPVFKGICKNFSRSQGHGFIRPSHGGEDIFVHISDIEGEYVPMEGDEVTYKVCPVPPKNLKFQAVEVVITNLSSGRKHETWSGQVISS